One Acidimicrobiia bacterium genomic region harbors:
- a CDS encoding RNA methyltransferase produces the protein MTGEHLADFVLLNDPELRKRVEADVGFFVAEGPLAVRALLASSYRVRSVLVTPAQHDALADVLDGLDAPVHVVTPAVMRETVGFDLHRGALASADRAPLPDLETVLAGASRVAVLERVNDHENLGALFRNAAAFGFDAVLLCPQCSDPLYRRTVRVSIGHVLHVPWTRATPWPGALDRLRTLGFRRLALTPQPPARPLDAVEAGTGDRIAVLIGAEGPGLSSEALSAADERIRIPMAPGVDSLNLAVAAALAFSRLAASGTLA, from the coding sequence GTGACCGGCGAGCACCTCGCCGACTTCGTTCTCCTCAACGATCCCGAGCTGCGCAAGCGCGTCGAAGCCGACGTCGGCTTCTTCGTCGCCGAGGGACCGCTCGCGGTGCGCGCGTTGCTCGCCTCCTCGTATCGCGTGCGTTCGGTTCTCGTGACCCCCGCGCAACACGATGCGCTCGCCGACGTCCTCGATGGGCTCGACGCGCCGGTGCACGTCGTGACGCCCGCGGTGATGCGCGAGACCGTCGGCTTCGACCTGCACCGCGGCGCGCTCGCGTCCGCCGACCGCGCGCCGCTCCCCGACCTCGAGACCGTGCTCGCGGGCGCGAGCCGCGTCGCCGTGCTCGAACGCGTGAACGACCACGAGAACCTCGGCGCGCTGTTCCGCAACGCGGCCGCCTTCGGCTTCGACGCGGTGCTCCTCTGCCCGCAGTGCAGCGACCCGCTCTACCGGCGCACGGTGCGGGTCTCGATCGGGCACGTGCTGCACGTGCCGTGGACCCGCGCGACCCCGTGGCCGGGCGCGCTCGACCGGCTGCGCACCCTCGGCTTCCGCCGCCTGGCGCTCACGCCGCAGCCACCGGCGCGCCCCCTCGACGCCGTCGAGGCCGGCACGGGCGACCGGATCGCGGTGCTCATCGGCGCCGAAGGACCCGGCCTCAGCAGCGAGGCCCTCTCCGCGGCCGACGAGCGGATCCGGATCCCGATGGCCCCCGGCGTCGACTCCCTCAACCTGGCCGTGGCCGCCGCCCTGGCCTTCTCCCGGCTCGCAGCCTCGGGCACGCTCGCCTGA
- a CDS encoding zinc-dependent alcohol dehydrogenase family protein — MRSWVVDHPGPVTSTAPLVRLDRDEPEPGPGEIRVRVSTCGVCRTDLHLAEGDLAPHHARITPGHEVVGVVDACGDGAPRFAIGDRVGIAWLRHTCGVCRFCARGDENLCVDPRFTGWDAHGGYAEAAVVDEQYAYAIPSVFDDEHAAPLLCAGIIGYRALRRSALPPGGALGVYGFGGSAHLAAQVALHEGATVHVFTRSRAAQRRALELGCASAQDESAPSPEPLQSAIVFTPVGTSVPRALDALDAGGVAAIAGIHLSDIPSLSYERDLFRERELRSVTANTRRDGEEFLALAAQIPIQVTTTPFPLDRADEALRALATHQVAGAAVLHVEGTT; from the coding sequence ATGCGCAGCTGGGTCGTCGACCACCCCGGTCCCGTGACGAGCACGGCTCCGCTCGTGCGGCTCGACCGCGACGAACCGGAACCCGGCCCGGGCGAGATCCGCGTGCGCGTCTCGACCTGCGGCGTGTGCCGCACCGACCTCCATCTCGCCGAGGGCGACCTCGCGCCGCACCACGCACGCATCACGCCCGGACACGAGGTCGTCGGAGTCGTCGACGCGTGCGGCGACGGCGCGCCGCGGTTCGCGATCGGCGATCGCGTCGGCATCGCGTGGCTACGGCACACATGCGGCGTGTGCCGCTTCTGCGCGCGCGGTGACGAGAACCTGTGCGTCGATCCGCGCTTCACCGGCTGGGACGCGCACGGCGGCTACGCGGAGGCCGCGGTCGTCGACGAGCAGTACGCGTACGCGATCCCCTCCGTCTTCGACGACGAGCACGCGGCGCCGCTCCTCTGCGCGGGCATCATCGGCTACCGCGCGTTGCGGCGCAGCGCGCTCCCACCCGGCGGCGCGCTCGGCGTCTACGGGTTCGGCGGCTCCGCGCACCTCGCGGCGCAGGTCGCGCTCCACGAGGGCGCGACCGTGCACGTCTTCACGCGCTCACGCGCCGCGCAACGGCGCGCCCTCGAGCTCGGCTGCGCGTCGGCGCAGGACGAGTCGGCTCCGAGTCCCGAGCCGTTGCAATCGGCGATCGTCTTCACGCCCGTGGGCACGTCGGTGCCGCGCGCGCTCGACGCGCTCGACGCGGGCGGTGTCGCCGCGATCGCGGGCATCCACCTCAGTGACATCCCGTCGCTGTCCTACGAACGCGACCTGTTCCGCGAGCGCGAGCTGCGCAGTGTCACCGCGAACACGCGTCGCGACGGCGAGGAGTTCCTCGCGCTCGCCGCGCAGATTCCGATCCAGGTGACGACGACGCCGTTTCCGCTCGATCGCGCCGACGAAGCGCTGCGCGCGCTCGCGACCCACCAGGTCGCAGGCGCCGCGGTGCTGCACGTCGAGGGGACGACTTGA
- a CDS encoding M15 family metallopeptidase, whose translation MRRPPLRAVFATALTLTLAGCAHSSSAPHAASRSRTTTATTVAPSTTTTTPATTTTSAAPSTTVAAPFTGTISTVTAAQLGSTYHAGCPVGPDGLRLLHLSYIGFDGAPHVGTMVVNAAVAPPVVDAFAQLFRARFPIRQMRPVADFGGSDDVSMAADNTSGFNCRFVADTTKWSVHAYGEAIDVNTVENPYLVDGRVEPPAASAFVDRTNVRPGMAAPGTALNDAFAAIGWYWGGRFHSPDYQHFSKTGG comes from the coding sequence GTGCGGCGACCGCCACTCCGCGCGGTGTTCGCGACCGCGCTCACGCTCACGCTCGCCGGCTGTGCTCACTCGTCGAGCGCACCGCACGCGGCGTCGAGGTCACGAACGACGACCGCGACGACCGTCGCACCGAGCACCACGACGACGACGCCCGCCACGACCACGACCAGCGCCGCGCCGTCGACCACCGTCGCGGCGCCCTTCACCGGCACGATCAGCACGGTCACCGCCGCGCAGCTCGGCAGCACCTACCACGCGGGCTGCCCGGTCGGTCCCGACGGGTTGCGGCTGCTGCACCTGAGCTACATCGGCTTCGACGGCGCGCCGCACGTCGGAACGATGGTCGTGAACGCCGCGGTCGCGCCGCCCGTCGTCGACGCGTTCGCGCAACTGTTCCGCGCCCGCTTTCCCATTCGGCAGATGCGACCCGTCGCCGACTTCGGTGGGAGCGACGACGTGTCGATGGCGGCCGACAACACATCCGGCTTCAACTGTCGCTTCGTCGCGGACACGACGAAGTGGTCCGTGCACGCCTACGGCGAGGCCATCGACGTCAACACGGTCGAGAACCCGTATCTCGTCGACGGTCGGGTCGAGCCGCCCGCGGCGTCGGCCTTCGTCGACCGCACGAACGTGCGCCCGGGCATGGCCGCGCCCGGCACCGCGCTCAACGACGCGTTCGCGGCGATCGGTTGGTATTGGGGCGGTCGGTTCCATTCACCCGACTACCAACACTTCTCGAAGACCGGCGGCTGA
- a CDS encoding metal-dependent transcriptional regulator, which translates to MAEMHDTTEEYLETIFEIEEEGIVPIRARLVERLRLSAPAVSETVNRLVEQGNVELLDDRRLRLTPKGRAIARSIVRRHRLAERLLVDVIGLEWEKAHREADRWEHAISADVEEKLVALLGDPATCPHGNPIPGSARTIDRTGSVVLSEAAEGAVVVSRISERLELDDDALRLIASARLTPGSPATITERDAAGAVTLRTDAGDHVVPLAVARLMEVMPGGGAPDVAAVAAGARAS; encoded by the coding sequence ATGGCCGAGATGCACGACACGACCGAGGAGTACCTCGAGACGATCTTCGAGATCGAGGAAGAGGGCATCGTGCCGATCCGCGCTCGCCTCGTCGAGCGCCTGCGGCTCTCGGCACCGGCGGTCTCGGAGACCGTGAACCGGCTCGTCGAGCAGGGCAACGTCGAGCTCCTCGACGACCGCCGCCTGCGGCTCACGCCGAAGGGCCGCGCGATCGCGCGTTCGATCGTGCGCCGCCACCGGCTCGCGGAACGACTCCTTGTCGACGTGATCGGGCTCGAGTGGGAGAAGGCACATCGCGAAGCCGACCGCTGGGAACACGCGATCTCGGCCGACGTCGAGGAGAAGCTCGTCGCGTTGCTCGGTGACCCCGCGACCTGCCCGCACGGCAACCCGATTCCGGGCTCGGCGCGCACGATCGACCGGACGGGCTCGGTCGTGCTGTCCGAGGCGGCCGAAGGTGCGGTGGTCGTCTCGCGCATCAGCGAACGGCTCGAGCTCGACGACGACGCGCTCCGACTGATCGCGTCCGCCCGGCTCACGCCGGGGTCGCCGGCGACGATCACCGAGCGCGACGCGGCCGGTGCGGTCACCCTGCGCACCGACGCGGGAGACCACGTGGTGCCGCTCGCGGTCGCGCGGTTGATGGAGGTCATGCCCGGCGGTGGTGCGCCGGACGTGGCCGCAGTCGCGGCCGGCGCCCGCGCGTCCTAG
- a CDS encoding PPOX class F420-dependent oxidoreductase, producing MELAAALDFARARHQGALTTLRRDGRAQISNIVYAIGTDGVARISVTDGRAKTKNLRRDPRALLYVHGESHWIYAVLDGEAELSPVAERPDDATADELVDVYRALSGEHPNWDEYRAAMVAERRLVVRLRATSAYGQLPG from the coding sequence ATGGAGCTCGCCGCCGCCCTCGACTTCGCCCGCGCCCGTCACCAAGGCGCGTTGACGACCCTGCGGCGCGACGGCCGCGCGCAGATCTCGAACATCGTGTACGCCATCGGTACCGACGGCGTCGCACGCATCTCCGTCACCGACGGGCGCGCCAAGACCAAGAACCTGCGCCGCGACCCGCGCGCGCTGCTCTACGTGCACGGCGAGAGCCACTGGATCTACGCCGTGCTCGACGGCGAAGCCGAGCTGTCGCCGGTCGCCGAGCGGCCCGACGACGCGACGGCCGACGAGCTGGTCGACGTCTACCGCGCGCTGTCGGGCGAGCACCCGAACTGGGACGAGTACCGCGCCGCGATGGTCGCGGAACGTCGGCTCGTCGTCCGCCTCCGCGCGACGAGCGCGTACGGCCAGCTCCCCGGGTGA
- a CDS encoding L,D-transpeptidase family protein: MPARTPAYFGALALAVALTACGGSSKHAETASTAKPRTTTTASTTTTSATTTLPPTTLPPTTMAPPATAPPTAPATTTPPPTSPPTTAAPPRPLIDQLVGVGNAQQIVAVDASGYGTSYATLTAWQRGASGWQEVFGPWTARVGRNGFAPIGAKREGDGRTPSGAYGFSFFFGRLANPGVHYEYRSIPGSWIVWDDDSASPNYNLWIDTHAQSAGANPEPMYVSAYDYGAVIAYNTARTPGLGSAIFFHVSDGSSTAGCVALPVSELVSVLRWLDPARSPRIIMGTTATITS, encoded by the coding sequence ATGCCAGCTCGAACTCCCGCGTACTTCGGCGCGCTCGCGCTCGCCGTCGCGCTCACCGCGTGCGGCGGTTCCTCGAAGCACGCCGAGACGGCGTCGACCGCGAAGCCGCGCACGACCACGACCGCGTCGACCACCACGACGTCGGCGACGACCACGTTGCCGCCGACCACGTTGCCGCCGACCACGATGGCTCCGCCGGCGACCGCGCCGCCGACCGCGCCGGCGACCACGACGCCGCCACCGACGAGCCCCCCGACGACCGCAGCACCCCCGCGTCCGTTGATCGACCAGCTCGTCGGTGTGGGGAACGCGCAACAGATCGTTGCGGTCGACGCGTCCGGATACGGAACGTCGTACGCAACGCTCACCGCGTGGCAGCGCGGCGCGAGCGGATGGCAGGAGGTCTTCGGCCCGTGGACCGCGCGCGTCGGTCGCAACGGCTTCGCGCCGATCGGTGCGAAGCGCGAGGGCGACGGCCGGACGCCGTCGGGCGCGTACGGGTTCTCGTTCTTCTTCGGCCGGCTCGCCAACCCCGGCGTGCACTACGAGTACCGGTCGATCCCCGGCTCGTGGATCGTGTGGGACGACGACTCCGCGAGCCCCAACTACAACCTCTGGATCGACACCCACGCACAGTCGGCCGGCGCGAATCCTGAGCCGATGTACGTGTCGGCGTACGACTACGGCGCCGTGATCGCGTACAACACCGCGCGCACGCCGGGGCTCGGCAGCGCGATCTTCTTCCACGTGTCCGACGGCTCGTCGACCGCGGGCTGCGTCGCGCTCCCGGTGTCGGAGCTCGTGTCGGTGTTGCGGTGGCTCGATCCCGCGCGGTCGCCGCGCATCATCATGGGGACGACCGCGACGATCACGTCCTAG
- a CDS encoding MarR family transcriptional regulator produces MTDADPIGAWSALVAVYQSVLHDVVGRLGDEAGIDSGVFSALAYLERSEPAHRIRLSELQRLMHPRYSQPGLSRLVQRMETDGIVERRADPDDGRAAILVTTARGRRAYERANRVYEAAVHEHFGRHLDTRDGARLEAMLGRVMTQRDAARR; encoded by the coding sequence GTGACCGACGCCGACCCGATCGGCGCCTGGAGCGCGCTGGTCGCGGTGTATCAGAGCGTGCTGCACGACGTCGTGGGCCGGCTCGGCGACGAGGCGGGCATCGACTCCGGGGTGTTCTCCGCGCTGGCCTATCTCGAGCGCTCGGAACCGGCACACCGGATCCGGCTTTCCGAGCTGCAACGGCTCATGCACCCGCGCTACAGCCAGCCGGGCCTGAGCCGGCTCGTGCAGCGGATGGAGACCGACGGCATCGTCGAACGCCGCGCCGATCCCGACGACGGGCGCGCCGCGATCCTCGTCACGACCGCGCGCGGGCGGCGCGCGTACGAGCGCGCGAACCGCGTGTACGAAGCCGCGGTGCACGAGCACTTCGGACGACATCTCGACACGCGCGACGGCGCGCGGCTCGAAGCGATGCTCGGACGCGTGATGACACAGCGCGACGCGGCGCGTCGCTAG
- a CDS encoding phosphatase PAP2 family protein, with protein sequence MSTATDHAPGPPGEPAAPLVAAALVVAASVIVAAVLALLVHHGVGFVRFDRRGLHLVRTHDTPMLVDASRALADLGTLQVLVVLALLAAVALRILRVHPVLCAVPLASLLLTGALVEMTKLAIPRASPNTYFRWGVERGIGSSFPSGHAADATALAVGVAIVVGAVLVHRPAQRVVVGAAAVAVSIAAGVGRLVLGVHWPTDVLAGWAIGLGTAVVVATAGVLATQRSTNAPADRVDARA encoded by the coding sequence GTGAGCACCGCGACCGACCACGCCCCGGGCCCGCCGGGCGAGCCCGCCGCACCCCTCGTCGCGGCCGCGCTCGTCGTCGCCGCGTCGGTGATCGTCGCCGCGGTCCTTGCGCTCCTCGTGCACCACGGCGTCGGCTTCGTGCGCTTCGACCGTCGCGGCCTGCACCTCGTGCGCACGCACGACACGCCGATGCTCGTCGACGCGTCACGCGCGCTCGCCGACCTCGGCACGCTGCAAGTGCTCGTCGTCCTGGCGCTCCTCGCCGCGGTGGCACTGCGGATCCTGCGAGTGCATCCCGTCCTCTGCGCGGTGCCGCTCGCCTCGCTCCTGCTCACGGGCGCGCTGGTCGAGATGACGAAGCTCGCGATCCCGCGTGCGAGTCCGAACACGTACTTCCGCTGGGGTGTGGAGCGCGGGATCGGTTCGTCGTTCCCGTCGGGCCACGCCGCGGACGCGACCGCGCTCGCGGTGGGTGTTGCGATCGTCGTGGGCGCGGTGCTCGTGCACCGGCCCGCGCAACGCGTGGTCGTCGGCGCGGCCGCGGTCGCGGTCTCGATCGCCGCGGGCGTGGGCCGGCTCGTGCTCGGGGTGCACTGGCCGACCGACGTGCTCGCGGGCTGGGCGATCGGTCTCGGCACCGCCGTCGTGGTCGCGACGGCGGGTGTGCTCGCGACCCAACGAAGCACGAACGCGCCCGCCGATCGCGTCGACGCCCGGGCGTAG
- the nucS gene encoding endonuclease NucS: MRLLVANCTVEYRGRLGARLAPARRLIVMKADGSLAIHSDSRAYKPLNWMSPPCRIETTETGFTATNPKGEELRIELHEVLSDVTVELGTDPGLEKDGVEAELQELIAARVEALKHTYQLVRREYPTDIGPVDLLCTDGLAVDLVDAYVAVEIKRHANIDAVEQVCRYLEFLGPRLDRPVRGMLVGQTIAKQARTLAESRGVECVEVDLDELRGLPSSTLRLF, translated from the coding sequence GTGCGCCTGCTCGTCGCCAACTGCACCGTCGAATACCGCGGCCGGCTCGGCGCGCGCCTCGCGCCGGCGCGCCGGCTCATCGTCATGAAGGCCGACGGCTCGCTCGCGATCCACTCCGACAGCCGCGCCTACAAGCCGCTGAACTGGATGAGCCCGCCCTGTCGCATCGAGACGACGGAGACCGGGTTCACGGCGACGAACCCGAAGGGCGAGGAGCTCCGTATCGAGCTGCACGAGGTGCTGTCGGACGTGACCGTCGAGCTCGGCACCGATCCCGGTCTCGAGAAGGACGGCGTCGAGGCGGAGCTGCAGGAGCTCATCGCGGCGCGCGTCGAGGCGCTGAAGCACACCTACCAGCTCGTCCGGCGTGAGTACCCGACCGACATCGGTCCGGTCGACCTCCTCTGCACGGACGGGCTCGCCGTCGATCTGGTCGACGCCTACGTCGCGGTCGAGATCAAGCGCCACGCGAACATCGACGCCGTCGAGCAGGTGTGCCGGTACCTCGAGTTCCTCGGGCCGCGCCTGGACCGGCCGGTCCGGGGCATGCTCGTCGGCCAGACGATCGCCAAGCAGGCACGGACCCTGGCGGAGTCTCGGGGCGTGGAATGTGTCGAGGTCGACCTCGACGAGCTCCGGGGGCTGCCCTCGAGCACACTCCGCCTCTTCTGA
- a CDS encoding EAL domain-containing protein yields the protein MWDRTRATWKTSRRFCALGVLAAVTVTAFFVMLVAGPVSHGTRLFDDLGQAGAALLAGFAGRYRSRRITDRVRYFWWWLSASAFVWAGGELVWSGYELLGHRAPFPSFADLGFFLAVPAIACAIVSLVPQDVRPVAQARIAVDSVIVASSMLFVGWFLLRDRLYAAGHGHSALQQVVGVAFPMGDFAILALVIIAASHFATRRVPFGLVGIALVAIAVSDGTYAYFMNQEHHASGNLIDTGWVLGFLLLALAAFSPAAESEAPAEEEFEDAPWWRGWLPYPAVLLCGTFILADAIGGIALRGLLLWTAIVLFLAITVRQLVVLRENHSLTRGLEETVERRTAELRSSEERLQTVIQHVSDVISVVNRSGEILSVSSSVREVLGYRPDELSGVNILSFVHPDEIALIETFLVDMATATKPTAHLEVRMRHRSGTWRYTETAGADLTEDRVLQGIVLTTRDVTQRRQLEEQLTDQAFHDSLTGLPNRALFGDRLEHAVSRATRIGNPLAVLFIDLDDFKAVNDTLGHREGDELLRHVAADLAMCVRLSDTVARLGGDEFAVLMEDASVAEALEAADRIQHRLNRPIMVQGSEIVVSASVGVAATDEIVGESSELMRNADIAMYSAKTDGKARYKLFESSMHSRVVERSALIADLRHALERREMDVCFQPIIELASLDAHGFEALVRWNHPERGTIDPIEFINLAEQTGLIVAIGEYVLEESCRQLVEWDDMGIAGEGLTVSVNVSGRQLIAPDLVATVERVLRETGVEPARLTLELTESMLLDDIDTSTEQLQALKRLGVRLAIDDFGTGYSSLSYLRQLPVDFLKIDRSFIEGLDAELAGADLVRAIIDLGQRLQLTTIAEGIETPEQAGFLTGAGCRLAQGYYFCRPLAVTQVHDYLRTKGRQLRAVPSAVGAHTDAQDMPAAS from the coding sequence GTGTGGGATCGAACCCGCGCGACCTGGAAGACCTCGCGCCGGTTCTGTGCGCTCGGCGTGCTCGCCGCGGTGACGGTGACGGCCTTCTTCGTGATGCTCGTCGCGGGTCCCGTCAGCCACGGCACGCGGCTCTTCGACGACCTCGGCCAGGCCGGCGCCGCGCTGCTCGCGGGCTTCGCCGGCCGCTACCGCTCGCGGCGGATCACCGACCGCGTCCGCTACTTCTGGTGGTGGCTCAGCGCGTCCGCGTTCGTGTGGGCCGGCGGCGAGCTCGTCTGGTCGGGTTACGAGCTGCTCGGCCACCGCGCGCCGTTCCCGTCGTTCGCCGACCTCGGGTTCTTCCTCGCGGTACCGGCGATCGCGTGCGCGATCGTGTCGCTCGTCCCGCAGGACGTCCGGCCGGTCGCGCAGGCCCGCATCGCGGTCGATTCGGTGATCGTCGCCTCGTCGATGCTGTTCGTCGGCTGGTTCCTGCTGCGCGACCGCCTCTACGCCGCGGGTCACGGGCACTCCGCGCTGCAACAGGTCGTCGGGGTCGCGTTCCCGATGGGCGATTTCGCGATCCTCGCGCTCGTCATCATCGCCGCGAGTCACTTCGCGACCCGGCGTGTGCCGTTCGGCCTCGTCGGAATCGCGCTCGTCGCGATCGCCGTCTCCGACGGCACCTACGCGTACTTCATGAATCAGGAGCACCACGCGTCGGGCAACCTCATCGACACCGGTTGGGTGCTCGGCTTCTTGCTCCTCGCACTCGCTGCCTTCAGTCCCGCGGCGGAGTCCGAGGCACCCGCCGAAGAGGAGTTCGAGGACGCCCCGTGGTGGCGGGGCTGGCTGCCGTACCCGGCGGTCCTCCTGTGCGGCACGTTCATCCTCGCCGACGCCATCGGGGGCATCGCGCTGCGCGGTCTGCTGTTGTGGACCGCGATCGTGCTGTTCCTCGCGATCACCGTGCGTCAGCTCGTCGTGCTGCGCGAGAACCACAGCCTCACCCGCGGCCTCGAGGAGACGGTCGAACGGCGCACCGCGGAGCTCCGCAGCAGCGAGGAACGACTGCAGACCGTGATCCAGCACGTGTCCGACGTGATCAGCGTCGTGAACCGGTCGGGCGAGATCCTGTCCGTGAGCTCGTCCGTGCGCGAAGTGCTCGGCTACCGACCCGACGAGCTGAGTGGCGTGAACATCCTGAGCTTCGTGCATCCCGACGAGATCGCACTCATCGAGACGTTCCTCGTCGACATGGCCACCGCGACGAAGCCGACCGCGCACCTCGAGGTGCGCATGCGCCATCGCAGCGGCACGTGGCGCTACACCGAGACCGCGGGCGCCGACCTCACCGAGGACCGCGTGCTCCAGGGCATCGTCCTCACGACGCGCGACGTCACGCAGCGCCGCCAGCTCGAGGAGCAGCTCACCGACCAGGCGTTCCACGACTCGCTCACCGGGCTTCCCAACCGTGCGCTCTTCGGCGACCGGCTCGAGCACGCGGTGTCGCGTGCGACGCGCATCGGCAACCCGCTCGCGGTGCTCTTCATCGACCTCGACGATTTCAAGGCCGTGAACGACACGCTCGGGCATCGCGAAGGCGACGAGCTCCTGCGGCACGTCGCGGCAGACCTCGCGATGTGCGTGCGGCTCTCGGACACCGTCGCGCGGCTCGGCGGTGACGAGTTCGCGGTGCTCATGGAGGACGCGAGCGTCGCCGAGGCGCTCGAGGCCGCCGACCGTATCCAGCACCGGCTCAACCGCCCGATCATGGTGCAGGGTTCGGAGATCGTCGTGTCGGCAAGCGTCGGCGTCGCCGCGACCGACGAGATCGTCGGCGAGAGCAGCGAGCTCATGCGCAACGCCGACATCGCGATGTACAGCGCGAAGACCGACGGCAAGGCGCGCTACAAGTTGTTCGAGTCGTCGATGCACAGCCGTGTCGTCGAGCGCAGCGCGTTGATCGCCGACCTGCGCCACGCCCTCGAACGCCGCGAGATGGACGTGTGCTTCCAGCCGATCATCGAGCTCGCGTCGCTCGACGCGCACGGGTTCGAGGCCCTCGTGCGATGGAACCACCCCGAACGGGGGACGATCGACCCGATCGAGTTCATCAACCTCGCCGAGCAGACCGGCCTGATCGTCGCGATCGGCGAGTACGTGCTCGAGGAGTCGTGCCGGCAGCTCGTCGAGTGGGACGACATGGGCATCGCGGGCGAGGGACTCACCGTGAGCGTCAACGTGTCGGGGCGGCAGCTCATCGCGCCCGACCTCGTCGCGACGGTCGAGCGCGTGTTGCGCGAGACCGGCGTCGAGCCGGCGCGGCTCACGCTCGAGCTCACCGAGAGCATGCTGCTCGACGACATCGACACGTCGACCGAGCAATTGCAGGCGCTGAAGCGACTCGGTGTGCGCCTCGCCATCGACGACTTCGGCACGGGCTACTCGTCGCTCAGCTATCTGCGGCAGCTGCCGGTCGACTTCCTCAAGATCGACCGCTCGTTCATCGAGGGGCTCGACGCGGAGCTCGCGGGCGCGGATCTCGTGCGCGCGATCATCGATCTCGGTCAGCGTCTGCAGCTCACGACGATCGCGGAAGGCATCGAGACGCCCGAGCAGGCGGGCTTCCTCACCGGCGCGGGTTGCCGCCTCGCGCAGGGCTACTACTTCTGCCGGCCGCTCGCGGTGACACAGGTGCACGACTACCTGCGCACGAAAGGTCGCCAGCTGCGCGCGGTCCCGTCCGCAGTCGGCGCGCACACCGACGCGCAGGACATGCCCGCCGCATCCTGA
- a CDS encoding right-handed parallel beta-helix repeat-containing protein: MVGSLSAMFVVGLLAPVAFATGAQAATTRVVHPGESIQAAVNASAPGDTVVVAAGTYAQSVGIHVSGIKLVGQGAKLVPPADAKGMDCREGGAVGDGICIFGGDPGDPEAPVLDGVTVQGMTVVGFPDTGIFAINQTNLTYLRNTARDNDEYGMAAFQTVNTRMLHNTSTGGGEADFYLGDSPNANGLIRANVAHNGGFGVFVRDSEGVTVQDNDIRGNCAGILVLADNPGPAGNVTARHNTILSNTRACPADEGPALSGIGVALAGANDTNIQSNVISGNQPGGDTAFTGGVVLVSFGPTPPTNDVISKNTFNNNSSDVASDGTDVGTSVRLNHCGTTPGLCK, from the coding sequence ATGGTGGGTTCTCTTTCGGCAATGTTCGTCGTCGGACTGCTCGCTCCCGTCGCGTTCGCGACCGGCGCGCAAGCCGCGACGACGCGCGTGGTGCATCCCGGTGAGTCGATCCAGGCCGCGGTGAACGCGTCCGCACCGGGCGACACCGTGGTGGTCGCGGCCGGCACGTACGCGCAGAGCGTCGGCATCCACGTGTCGGGAATCAAGCTCGTCGGTCAGGGCGCGAAGCTCGTGCCGCCGGCCGACGCGAAGGGGATGGACTGCAGGGAAGGTGGAGCGGTCGGCGACGGCATCTGCATCTTCGGTGGTGACCCCGGCGATCCCGAAGCTCCGGTGCTCGACGGAGTGACCGTGCAAGGAATGACCGTCGTCGGGTTCCCCGACACGGGCATCTTCGCGATCAACCAGACCAACCTCACGTACCTGCGCAACACCGCGCGCGACAACGACGAGTACGGCATGGCCGCGTTCCAGACGGTGAACACGCGCATGCTGCACAACACGTCGACCGGTGGCGGCGAGGCCGACTTCTACCTCGGCGACTCGCCGAACGCGAACGGCCTGATCCGCGCCAACGTCGCGCACAACGGCGGCTTCGGCGTCTTCGTGCGTGACTCCGAAGGCGTGACCGTGCAGGACAACGACATCCGCGGCAACTGCGCCGGGATCTTGGTGCTCGCCGACAACCCGGGGCCGGCCGGCAACGTGACCGCCCGTCACAACACGATCCTGTCGAACACTCGGGCGTGCCCGGCCGACGAGGGGCCGGCGCTGTCGGGGATCGGCGTCGCGCTCGCGGGTGCGAACGACACGAACATCCAGTCGAACGTGATCAGCGGCAACCAGCCCGGCGGCGACACCGCGTTCACCGGTGGTGTGGTGCTCGTCAGCTTCGGGCCGACCCCGCCGACGAACGACGTGATCAGCAAGAACACGTTCAACAACAACTCGAGCGACGTGGCCTCGGACGGGACCGACGTCGGCACGAGCGTGCGGCTCAACCACTGCGGGACCACCCCGGGTCTCTGCAAGTAG